GATGTCCAAAATCAATTTATTCCATcggtccgtgaaatgttgtcactttatttttttcattttttataaatggaCCTCACTTTCCACCAgttcattacactcacattttattataaaactaatatataaatgtgggacATACATTTCACCAACTTTTTCCACTTACTTTTGTTCACATTTCATAAAAACCCGAACAATATTTTACAGACTGATGAAGTATTTTATGAATATACTTAAACCGCCATCGTTTTTAGCATCAACCAAAGATATCGTTTTTTACAAGGACACAATATAATTGAAAAAACAATCAAaagttaataatttaatatttcattttcaaaataaatctaTATATTAATAATCCCCTCTCTTCTTGGTTGTTTCATTTTACCATGCATACTCAGTCCTATCCAACCTCCACAAGTCTCCTACTTATTATACTCCTATTTCCTTCCACCTTCAAATAAACAAGACtataacacacacacacacacactgatCTCAATTTCCCCCTAATATGGACTGCCGGAAGTTCGAAATTACCCTAATTTCCGCCACCGATCTCGAAAACGTGCGCGTGCTCGGCAAAATGAAGGTCCACGCGCGCGTCTCCCTCAGCGGCGGCGCCGCCGCCAACGGATTAGAGAAGCGCTCGCCGACGGACAAGCACGGCAAGACGAATCCGGCGTGGAATTACACGATGCGTTTCGCAATCAGCGAGTCGATGGTGGAGAACTTCAACACCATGCTCGTCGTCAAGCTCTACTGCAAGCGGAAGCTCGGTGACCGCTACGTCGGCGAGATCCACACGCCGGTCAAGGAGCTCTTCGAATTCGCCCggagcagcggcggcagcgCCGTCGTCTGTTTTCCAGTGCAGAAAGGCTGCGTCAATTCGCAGGGGATGCTGAGATTTTCGTACAAATTTGGGGAGAAGATCATGATCGATAAGCtgctgctggccgagagcgtCGCCGGCTTGAATCTCGCTTGATAGGAATTTGGGGCTTTGTTTTCGTGTTTCAGTCTCGTATTTTATTGATCATTTGATCGAAATACTTTACTAAAGTTAGATAGGAAAGTAGAATCTGGATGAAGGTGTAAATATGGAGAAAGGGCAAGAGGTTGGAATTCGACGGTTGAAGAAGGTCGTCGCCGACTTATTGGCGTTGCGTGTATGAATGTATGAATGATATTGTATATGAAAATGGATTATACAAATCAAAAGATGTTAGAGTGGTGGAATTAATTCGAGAGATGAGTTTTAATGAGCTTaataattgttgtgtttgtCACTCACTAATTTGTTCAATTGTACTTGGTTAGAGAGAGCCACTCAATTAATAATCGTTAGACAGTTTTTATTTATACGATCAGATTATGATTAGCATGATGTTGTATAGGTCAATTGCATCTAAGCAAATATACTTTCGTCCATAATTAAttctattattaattaattaattttgccCGACAATAATAATGAGCTACTTTTGCATctttagggcatccgcaatggtgcGGATTTCCCGGCGGACatctcaaaaacacctcctgacacgtcataaggacatcccactgcacagtggcggacatcccgacggacttcccacattaataaaaactcACAAATtcactaaattaaataatttatggaattaaacaatttacggaattaaaatttacgAAATGATTacggaataaaaatttcattaaataaaaaaaaaagaaaggtacatttaaaaaaaaaactaaaaaaaatatttcaacaaataaaaatttcatccacGACGACCTgtccgctgccatacttcttcaattatatcgttcttgAGTCGAATTTtcgaaaaaatatatataaaacaaTCGGGACGTCCAtggggtcaacgcaatggcggacgtccgcaaggacgtcgcgacggacgtcccaggaacgccgcggaactccggtgtccgcagcggacgtccgtatccgcgtcacctttgcacaatggcggacgtcccgcgcggacgtccggcacgccggtcggacgtATGGCGGGACGGGcgccgttgcggatgctcttagtactATGATTCACACCACTTTTCCCCTTTTTGTATACCTTTTATCTCTCATCTTTTTTATTTACGTTTAGCTAAAATATTTCAATCATATTGTCACCGAGTTAgtatagttaattaattatggaccacaatttgattctttcttttcgaaaaggaaaattaaattgataattAGCTGGCAATCACAATATATAGACATCAATCATTGAGTTTCTGAGTCTAATTATGTACATAAAAATTTCAGAAAACGAAAAATGATATCGGTTGGTAGGGATCAATAGTTATGAATATATAGAAATAATGTtacaacaaaattttaaatttcttgaTGATTTATTGCAAACCTTTTGAAGGTTGATACTACAAGATGATTTTTGTATGAAATAGTAATATTCTAATTagaattttgaactaaattaattaatactactagcATTAGATTAAGTTTCTTAAATTGTACAAAATAGCCCATGATAAGACGTTTTCCTCTAATAAATGTCGAAATTCAAGTCCTCATTAGATGTGTAAGAATATCATATGTGAGTTGTAActcaaaatatataatactagtagGCTTAAGTATAATAGTACTAAAATATTAATGAACCTACGAGGAATGACACAAATGATCCAACTTGGTTTTTGTTGCTTTAAATACAATTTTGGAAGTCTTAAGCTTTTATTTAGACTTTTCTCCATACACATATAGTATAATTGTTTTTTATCGTTATCAGATCAATCAATCTCAAGAATTTTGTGGTTAAGCTAGATTCCAAGTAGActtctaataaaatatattctgAGATTTCATATTGAAGAAAATAGATTAATTATATGGTCAATTATTCATAATCGAACAATTACTTCTGAATTCTGATTTCTAGATCACAAAATATATgcttttaataattttttgtgtatatatatgtagaGTTGAAATATTAAGGTTGATTATGAAAATATTCTTGTTATAAGTGGTGTTTAAGTTTTAGTCCATCTCTATACCTTGGTAATGAATCTTACATTGCACTAATTcatcatactcacattttattataaaattaatactataaaaatagaattcacatttcactaattttttaaaactcgaaCCAAATCAAACGGTGCCAATTAATGAGGGACCCGGGATTACCTATAAGTAACCTTTAAAAAGGGATAAATTAGAGTTTTATTAGACCCATATCTACAATTTTAATCTTACTTAAACTATATTTCTCATTGTATCGcgtatttataattaattcaactttttCAATA
This sequence is a window from Salvia splendens isolate huo1 chromosome 5, SspV2, whole genome shotgun sequence. Protein-coding genes within it:
- the LOC121802603 gene encoding protein SRC2-like translates to MDCRKFEITLISATDLENVRVLGKMKVHARVSLSGGAAANGLEKRSPTDKHGKTNPAWNYTMRFAISESMVENFNTMLVVKLYCKRKLGDRYVGEIHTPVKELFEFARSSGGSAVVCFPVQKGCVNSQGMLRFSYKFGEKIMIDKLLLAESVAGLNLA